The Blastococcus sp. HT6-4 genome window below encodes:
- a CDS encoding Lrp/AsnC family transcriptional regulator: MPTSGGFRSGAGRRTTIDAVDRQLIDLLRANGRASYAELARQVGLSSPAVHERVGKLEAAGVITGYRADVDPAAIGLDVTALVSVIESDAVDDTGLEAGLREIPEVEDCWRVAGSEGYVLKVRVTDIPALEAAIDALNRIRGVARTRTTVVLSTKWEGRHG, encoded by the coding sequence GTGCCGACGAGCGGAGGATTCCGCTCCGGGGCAGGACGGAGAACGACCATCGACGCCGTCGACCGGCAGCTGATCGACCTGCTGCGGGCCAACGGCCGCGCCAGCTACGCCGAGCTCGCCCGGCAGGTGGGCCTGTCCTCGCCCGCCGTGCACGAGCGCGTGGGGAAGCTCGAGGCCGCCGGCGTCATCACCGGGTACCGGGCCGACGTCGATCCCGCGGCGATCGGGCTGGACGTGACCGCGCTCGTGAGCGTCATCGAGAGCGACGCGGTCGACGACACCGGACTCGAGGCGGGGCTGCGGGAGATCCCCGAGGTGGAGGACTGCTGGCGGGTCGCCGGCAGCGAGGGCTACGTGCTGAAGGTGCGCGTGACCGACATCCCGGCACTCGAGGCCGCCATCGACGCGTTGAACAGGATCCGAGGGGTCGCACGGACGAGGACGACGGTCGTTCTCTCGACCAAGTGGGAGGGCCGACATGGCTGA